One genomic window of Bremerella sp. JC817 includes the following:
- a CDS encoding DUF1559 domain-containing protein, whose protein sequence is MPHFNRRPKAFTLVELLVVIAIIGVLIALLLPAVQQAREAARRMQCSNNLKQLGLAIHNYHDTHGCFPISHYPTPTNRKPASWMVRVLAFMDQGAAAGQITYDDTDFAADSLDRNWQITQNLYMESVRCPSNPMDAMHTQAVSSETQNLGAPATAEYQIADYTGLSGAYNASSPTFWNGYRGRKDYNGIFVAVDDVNGDTCSFRHVADGTSNTLAIGEQSNYFRYLDSNGEIQQADHRSWLSDAGLFGGGGGGSKSEARSYWKGVSTIRAGINVVAPGVNNPFGVGLMYNRPRHNTPFVSAHPGGAMFTMTDGSVRFVSEHIVFNTLMDLANRQDGRVLGEY, encoded by the coding sequence ATGCCGCATTTCAATCGTCGTCCCAAGGCTTTCACGCTGGTCGAGTTGCTGGTGGTGATTGCGATCATTGGCGTGCTGATCGCGTTGCTTTTACCTGCTGTCCAACAGGCCCGCGAAGCTGCCCGGCGAATGCAGTGCTCCAACAACTTGAAGCAGCTTGGTCTGGCCATTCACAACTACCACGATACGCACGGTTGTTTCCCGATCTCGCATTATCCAACGCCGACGAACCGCAAGCCCGCCAGCTGGATGGTTCGTGTTCTGGCCTTCATGGATCAAGGGGCTGCCGCCGGTCAGATTACCTACGACGACACCGATTTCGCGGCCGATTCGCTCGATCGAAACTGGCAGATCACCCAAAACTTGTACATGGAATCGGTCCGCTGTCCTTCGAACCCGATGGATGCGATGCATACCCAGGCGGTTTCCAGTGAAACGCAGAACCTGGGTGCCCCCGCAACGGCCGAATATCAAATTGCCGACTACACCGGCCTGAGCGGTGCCTACAACGCTTCTTCACCAACCTTCTGGAATGGATACCGCGGTCGCAAGGACTACAACGGCATCTTTGTTGCGGTCGACGACGTGAACGGGGATACCTGTTCGTTCCGTCATGTCGCCGACGGCACCAGTAACACACTAGCCATTGGCGAGCAATCGAACTATTTCCGGTACCTCGATAGTAACGGCGAAATCCAACAGGCCGATCATCGTTCGTGGTTGAGCGATGCCGGTTTGTTCGGCGGCGGTGGCGGTGGATCGAAGTCCGAGGCACGAAGCTATTGGAAAGGTGTTTCCACGATTCGTGCTGGGATCAATGTCGTTGCTCCTGGCGTCAACAATCCATTCGGCGTCGGGCTGATGTACAACCGTCCGCGTCACAACACGCCGTTTGTTTCCGCACATCCTGGTGGAGCAATGTTCACAATGACTGATGGCTCGGTGCGGTTTGTTAGCGAACATATCGTATTCAACACCCTGATGGATCTCGCCAATCGACAAGATGGCCGCGTCCTAGGCGAGTATTAA